A window of the Azospirillum brasilense genome harbors these coding sequences:
- a CDS encoding SDR family oxidoreductase — MTIAVTGATGQLGRLVIARLKETVPASGIVALVRSPAKAADLGVEAREADYGNPGALARALAGVDTLLLISSNEIGQRAAQHRNVVNAAKAAGVGRIVYTSLLHADRSPLSLAGEHRETEEELKASGIPFTILRNGWYTENHTGSVGAALAGGAFIGSAGDGRISSATRADYADAAVAVLTGTGHEGKTYELAGDDAVTLADLAAEISRQSGKDIPYRNLPEADYAAILAGFGLPEAFAKGIASWDADASKGALFDDGRQLSALIGRPTTPLSAAVAAALPR, encoded by the coding sequence ATGACCATCGCCGTCACCGGTGCCACCGGCCAGCTTGGCCGCCTCGTCATCGCCCGCCTGAAGGAGACGGTTCCGGCCTCCGGCATCGTCGCCCTGGTGCGCTCCCCCGCCAAGGCCGCCGACCTGGGGGTCGAGGCCCGCGAAGCCGATTACGGCAACCCCGGCGCGCTCGCCCGCGCGCTGGCCGGCGTCGACACGCTGCTGCTGATCTCCTCGAACGAGATCGGGCAGCGGGCGGCGCAGCACCGCAACGTCGTCAACGCCGCGAAGGCGGCGGGCGTCGGGCGGATCGTCTACACCAGCCTGCTCCACGCCGACCGCTCGCCGCTGAGCCTCGCCGGGGAGCACCGGGAGACGGAGGAGGAACTGAAGGCGTCGGGCATCCCCTTCACCATCCTGCGCAACGGCTGGTACACGGAGAACCACACCGGTTCGGTCGGCGCGGCGCTAGCCGGGGGTGCCTTTATCGGCAGCGCCGGCGACGGGCGGATTTCCTCCGCCACGCGCGCCGATTACGCCGACGCGGCGGTGGCGGTGCTGACCGGCACCGGCCATGAGGGCAAGACCTACGAGCTAGCCGGGGACGACGCGGTGACGCTGGCCGACCTCGCCGCGGAGATTTCCCGCCAATCCGGCAAGGACATCCCCTACCGGAACCTGCCGGAGGCGGACTACGCCGCCATTCTCGCCGGCTTCGGCCTTCCCGAGGCCTTCGCGAAGGGCATCGCCTCCTGGGATGCCGATGCGTCGAAGGGCGCGCTGTTCGACGACGGGCGCCAGCTGTCGGCGCTGATCGGGCGTCCGACCACGCCGCTGTCCGCCGCCGTGGCCGCCGCCTTGCCCCGATAA
- a CDS encoding MexW/MexI family multidrug efflux RND transporter permease subunit: MSFTDIFIRRPVLALVVSLLILLVGVRSLTDLPIRQYPELQNTVITITTSYAGASPDLMQGFITTPIEQAVATAEGIDYITSSSTQGVSLVTAYIRLNFNPNVAMTDVMSKVQQVKYQLPREANDPVILKSTGETTSILYMGFASPELSGAAISDYLTRVVQPLLSTVSGVAEAQILGGQTFAMRVWLDPDRMAARNIAAADVRAAIQANNYQSAPGQSKGVFVVSNITTNTGLTDVEQFRQMVVKSKDGALVRMKDIAEIELGAQSSNASVSMNGQQAIFIGINSTPTGNPLTIVEDIRKLVPELERNLPPSLKMEIVYDSTRFIQASIDEVQKTLLEAVGIVIVVIFLFLGSFRSVLIPIVTIPLSIVGAATIMLAMGFSLNLLTLLAMVLAIGLVVDDAIVVVENVHRHLEEGKSPVESALIGAREIIGPIISMTITLAAVYAPIGFLGGLTGALFREFAFTLAGSVIISGVVALTLSPMMCSLLLTRDMNEGRFARFVDRTFEKLSGWYGRRLGGALDYRAATLLFGFGVLLSVGFLFANTMSELAPEEDQGILFGITKGPQYANLDYMDAYGREMDEVFTHYPETDTRFVLNGLPTLTQGFAGMILKPWDERTRSAKELQPLVQADLGKVAGTQVFLVSPPALPGSTGGLPVQMVINSPGDYQTIFNAMERIKTAAMESGMFIVTDSDLQFNSPVVRLHVDRSKAADLGLSMQSIGDTLAVLVGGNYVNRFNLNGRSYEVIPQVPRDKRLTPETLTRYYVTAGNGAQIPLSTVVSIEMATEPNALTKYNQLPSATFSAVPMPGVTMGQAVEFLERQAREILPAGFGHSYLSESRQYVTEGSQLMVTFVFALVVIYLVLAAQFESLRDPLVILISVPMSICGALLPLFFGLSTMNIYTQVGLVTLIGLISKHGILMVEFAREMQINERVDRRTAIEHAARVRLRPILMTTAAMVVGLLPLLTAAGAGAASRFSIGLVIVSGMLIGTLFTLFVLPAVYTVLAKDHYAASVSRRAREIAAASQ, translated from the coding sequence ATGTCATTCACCGACATCTTCATCCGACGGCCGGTCCTGGCGCTGGTGGTCAGCCTGCTGATCCTGCTGGTCGGCGTCCGGTCGCTGACGGATCTGCCGATCCGGCAGTATCCGGAGCTGCAGAACACCGTCATCACCATCACCACCTCCTACGCCGGCGCCTCTCCCGACCTGATGCAGGGCTTCATCACGACGCCCATCGAGCAGGCGGTGGCGACGGCGGAAGGCATCGACTACATCACCTCCTCCTCCACCCAGGGGGTGAGCCTCGTCACCGCCTACATCCGGCTGAACTTCAACCCCAACGTCGCGATGACCGACGTGATGTCGAAGGTGCAGCAGGTCAAATACCAGCTTCCGCGCGAGGCCAACGACCCCGTGATCCTGAAATCCACGGGCGAGACGACCTCCATCCTCTACATGGGCTTCGCCAGCCCGGAGCTGTCCGGGGCGGCCATCTCCGACTACCTGACGCGCGTGGTGCAGCCGCTGCTGTCCACCGTGTCCGGCGTCGCCGAGGCGCAGATCCTGGGCGGCCAGACCTTCGCCATGCGCGTCTGGCTCGACCCCGACCGGATGGCCGCGCGCAACATCGCCGCCGCCGACGTGCGGGCGGCGATCCAGGCCAACAACTACCAGTCCGCCCCCGGGCAATCGAAAGGCGTCTTCGTCGTCTCCAACATCACCACCAACACCGGCCTGACCGACGTCGAGCAGTTCCGGCAGATGGTGGTGAAGTCCAAGGACGGCGCGCTGGTGCGCATGAAGGACATCGCCGAGATCGAGCTGGGCGCGCAAAGCTCCAACGCCAGCGTGTCGATGAACGGCCAGCAGGCGATCTTCATCGGCATCAACTCCACGCCGACCGGCAACCCGCTGACCATCGTGGAGGACATCCGCAAGCTGGTGCCGGAGTTGGAGCGCAACCTGCCGCCGTCGCTGAAGATGGAGATTGTCTACGACTCCACCCGCTTCATCCAGGCCTCCATCGACGAGGTGCAGAAGACGCTGCTGGAGGCGGTCGGCATCGTCATCGTGGTGATCTTCCTGTTCCTGGGCTCCTTCCGCTCGGTGCTGATCCCCATCGTGACCATCCCGCTGTCCATCGTGGGTGCCGCGACGATCATGCTGGCGATGGGCTTCAGCCTGAACCTGCTGACGCTGCTCGCCATGGTGCTCGCCATCGGCCTCGTGGTGGATGACGCCATCGTGGTGGTGGAGAACGTCCACCGCCACCTGGAGGAGGGAAAGTCGCCCGTCGAATCCGCGCTGATCGGCGCACGGGAGATCATCGGGCCGATCATTTCCATGACCATCACGCTGGCCGCCGTGTACGCCCCCATCGGCTTCCTCGGCGGGCTGACCGGCGCGCTGTTCCGCGAGTTCGCCTTCACGCTGGCGGGATCGGTCATCATTTCCGGCGTGGTGGCGCTGACGCTGTCGCCGATGATGTGCTCGCTCCTGCTGACCCGCGACATGAACGAGGGCCGCTTCGCCCGCTTCGTCGACCGGACCTTCGAGAAACTGTCCGGCTGGTACGGGCGGCGTCTGGGCGGCGCGCTGGACTACCGGGCGGCGACCCTGCTGTTCGGCTTCGGCGTGCTGCTCAGCGTCGGCTTCCTCTTCGCCAACACCATGTCGGAGCTGGCGCCTGAGGAGGACCAGGGCATCCTGTTCGGCATCACCAAGGGGCCGCAGTACGCCAACCTCGATTACATGGACGCCTACGGGCGCGAGATGGACGAGGTGTTCACCCACTATCCGGAGACCGACACCCGCTTCGTGCTGAACGGCCTGCCGACCCTGACCCAGGGCTTCGCCGGCATGATCCTGAAGCCGTGGGACGAGCGCACCCGCAGCGCCAAGGAGCTTCAGCCGCTGGTCCAGGCCGATCTCGGCAAGGTGGCCGGCACGCAGGTGTTCCTGGTGTCGCCACCGGCCCTGCCCGGCTCCACCGGCGGCCTGCCGGTGCAGATGGTCATCAACAGCCCCGGCGACTACCAGACCATCTTCAACGCCATGGAGCGCATCAAGACCGCCGCCATGGAAAGCGGCATGTTCATCGTCACCGACAGCGACCTGCAGTTCAACAGCCCAGTCGTCCGGCTGCATGTCGACCGCTCCAAGGCGGCGGACCTCGGCCTGTCGATGCAGTCGATCGGCGACACGCTGGCGGTCCTGGTCGGCGGCAACTACGTCAACCGCTTCAACCTGAACGGCCGCTCCTACGAGGTCATCCCGCAGGTGCCGCGCGACAAGCGCCTGACGCCGGAGACGCTGACCCGCTATTACGTGACCGCGGGCAACGGCGCGCAGATCCCGCTGTCCACCGTCGTCTCGATCGAGATGGCGACGGAGCCGAACGCCCTGACCAAGTACAACCAGCTTCCCTCCGCGACCTTCTCCGCGGTGCCGATGCCGGGCGTGACGATGGGTCAGGCCGTGGAATTCCTGGAGCGGCAGGCCCGCGAGATCCTGCCCGCCGGCTTCGGCCACTCCTACCTGTCGGAATCTCGCCAGTACGTGACCGAAGGCAGCCAGCTCATGGTCACCTTCGTCTTCGCGCTGGTGGTCATCTATCTGGTGCTGGCCGCGCAGTTCGAATCGCTGCGCGACCCGCTGGTGATCCTGATCTCGGTGCCGATGTCGATCTGCGGGGCGCTGCTGCCGCTGTTCTTCGGCCTGTCCACCATGAACATCTACACACAGGTGGGTCTGGTGACGCTGATCGGCCTGATCAGCAAGCACGGCATCCTGATGGTGGAATTCGCCCGCGAGATGCAGATCAACGAGCGGGTGGACCGTCGCACCGCCATCGAGCACGCGGCCCGCGTCCGTCTGCGCCCGATCCTGATGACCACGGCGGCGATGGTGGTGGGCCTCCTACCGCTGCTGACCGCCGCCGGCGCCGGTGCGGCCAGCCGCTTCTCCATCGGTCTGGTGATCGTGTCGGGCATGCTGATCGGCACGCTGTTCACGCTGTTCGTCCTGCCGGCGGTCTACACCGTGCTGGCCAAGGACCACTACGCGGCGTCGGTCTCCCGCCGCGCGCGGGAGATCGCGGCGGCTTCGCAGTAA